One genomic window of Clostridium taeniosporum includes the following:
- the deoD gene encoding purine-nucleoside phosphorylase, with protein sequence MSIHINAPEGAIAESVLLPGDPLRAKFIAENFLEDVVCYNEVRGMYGFTGTYKGKRISVQGTGMGIPSMSIYATELIESYGVKNLIRVGTCGGYHESVKIRDLIIAMSTSTDSNLNLVRFQGRTYAPTASFDLLKPAYDIAVEKGFEPKVGSVYSSDIFYGDDNEDWKKWADFGCLGVEMETAGLYTIAAKHKVKALTLLTVSDHFITGEVTSAEERQTTFKAMMEVALDTIASL encoded by the coding sequence ATGAGTATTCATATTAATGCACCAGAAGGTGCTATAGCAGAAAGCGTATTATTACCAGGAGATCCTTTAAGAGCTAAATTTATAGCTGAAAATTTTTTAGAAGATGTAGTTTGCTACAATGAAGTTAGAGGAATGTATGGATTTACAGGAACTTATAAAGGAAAAAGAATATCAGTACAAGGAACAGGAATGGGTATTCCGTCAATGTCTATTTATGCTACTGAATTAATAGAAAGTTATGGAGTTAAAAACCTTATAAGAGTTGGGACTTGTGGTGGTTATCATGAAAGCGTTAAGATTAGAGATCTTATAATTGCTATGTCTACTTCAACAGATTCAAATCTTAATTTAGTAAGATTCCAAGGAAGAACATATGCACCAACTGCAAGCTTTGATTTATTAAAACCAGCTTATGACATAGCAGTAGAAAAAGGTTTTGAACCTAAAGTAGGTAGTGTATATAGTTCAGATATATTCTATGGAGATGATAATGAAGATTGGAAAAAATGGGCTGATTTTGGTTGTCTAGGAGTTGAAATGGAAACAGCAGGATTATATACAATTGCTGCTAAACATAAAGTTAAAGCATTAACTTTATTAACAGTAAGTGATCACTTTATAACAGGTGAAGTAACAAGTGCAGAAGAAAGACAAACAACATTTAAAGCAATGATGGAAGTTGCTCTTGATACAATAGCTTCTTTATAA
- a CDS encoding ribonuclease J, which yields MAKLKNKSKLKIIPLGGLGEIGKNITAFEFNDEIIVIDCGLAFPGEDLYGIDIIVPDVTYLIRNKDKVKGLFITHGHEDHIGGIPYILQQINMPVYAPKLTLALVESKLEEHHMLNDCKINLVEIGESVKLKNFNIEFIRTNHSIPDSCSIALHTPMGVIVHSGDFKVDFTPIDGHIINLQRYAELGKKGVLLLMADSTNALHKGYTMSEKTVGETLENLFSKATGRVIVSTFASNVHRLQQISDCSIKNKRKIAFSGRSMEKISEIAMDLGYLSIPKDMIISLDEIKNYPNDKITIVTTGSQGESMAALSRIAASTHKYIEIQKGDMVIISASPIPGNEKAVSNLINDLTAKGANVVYKTIEEIHVSGHACEQELRIIQSLLKPKFFIPVHGEYKHLITHAKIAESMGVEENNIFILDTGDIFELSKTKGKVIGKAPSGRVLIDGLGIGDVGNMVLRDRKNLAEDGIITVVVAIDRANKVILSGPDIVSRGFVYVRNSEDLINEVRNIVAKVVEKCLEDNITQWAEIKNRIRREVDSFVYTTMKRKPMILPVIVEI from the coding sequence ATGGCTAAATTAAAAAATAAAAGTAAACTAAAAATAATTCCATTAGGTGGACTTGGTGAAATAGGAAAAAATATAACAGCTTTTGAATTTAATGATGAAATAATTGTTATAGATTGTGGTTTAGCATTTCCTGGTGAAGATCTTTATGGAATTGATATTATAGTTCCTGATGTTACATATCTAATCAGAAATAAAGATAAAGTAAAAGGATTATTTATAACACATGGTCATGAAGATCATATAGGAGGAATACCTTATATACTTCAACAAATTAACATGCCTGTATATGCACCAAAATTAACTTTAGCATTAGTTGAAAGTAAATTAGAAGAACATCATATGTTAAATGATTGTAAAATTAATTTGGTTGAAATAGGGGAAAGTGTAAAATTAAAGAATTTTAATATTGAGTTTATTAGAACAAATCATAGTATTCCAGATTCTTGTTCAATAGCATTGCATACACCCATGGGAGTTATTGTACACAGCGGAGATTTTAAAGTTGATTTTACTCCTATAGATGGTCATATAATAAACCTTCAAAGGTATGCAGAGCTTGGAAAAAAAGGAGTATTATTATTAATGGCAGACAGTACTAATGCATTGCATAAAGGATACACAATGTCTGAAAAAACAGTTGGAGAAACACTAGAAAATCTTTTTAGTAAAGCGACTGGAAGAGTAATAGTATCAACTTTTGCATCAAATGTTCACAGATTACAACAAATTAGTGATTGTTCAATAAAAAATAAAAGAAAAATAGCTTTTAGTGGTAGAAGTATGGAAAAAATATCAGAGATTGCAATGGACTTAGGATATTTATCTATACCAAAGGACATGATAATAAGTTTAGATGAGATAAAGAATTATCCTAATGATAAAATTACAATAGTCACAACTGGTAGCCAAGGAGAATCAATGGCAGCACTTTCAAGAATAGCAGCCTCAACTCATAAATATATAGAGATACAAAAAGGAGATATGGTTATAATCTCAGCATCACCAATACCAGGTAATGAAAAAGCAGTATCAAATTTAATAAATGATTTAACTGCAAAGGGTGCTAACGTGGTATATAAAACTATAGAAGAGATACATGTTTCAGGTCATGCATGTGAACAAGAACTTAGAATAATTCAAAGTTTGTTAAAACCTAAATTTTTTATTCCAGTACATGGTGAGTATAAACATTTAATTACTCATGCTAAAATTGCTGAAAGCATGGGTGTTGAGGAAAATAATATATTTATATTAGATACAGGTGATATATTTGAATTATCTAAAACAAAAGGAAAAGTTATTGGAAAGGCACCTTCTGGAAGAGTACTTATAGATGGTCTGGGAATTGGTGATGTAGGAAACATGGTATTAAGAGACAGAAAAAATTTAGCTGAAGATGGAATTATAACAGTAGTAGTAGCAATAGATAGAGCAAATAAAGTAATATTATCAGGTCCGGATATAGTATCAAGAGGTTTTGTATACGTTAGAAACTCTGAAGACTTAATTAATGAGGTGAGAAATATTGTGGCAAAAGTTGTAGAAAAGTGTTTGGAAGATAATATAACACAATGGGCAGAAATTAAAAATAGAATAAGAAGAGAAGTAGACAGTTTTGTATATACTACAATGAAAAGAAAACCTATGATACTCCCAGTAATAGTTGAAATATAA
- a CDS encoding dynamin family protein, with amino-acid sequence MKYVDLINDSRFDFLLDKYLNKDNSVNYIEYFNHFIDNLDKKEIIIPVLGIQGAGKSSFLNAILMEENILPTDVDETTCVPVEVRYGKDTKKAIVYFVDKDCKEIELCDLEKYVHNDYNMANELKVSKIVLYNKNEVLKNNVALVDLPGVGSLTPENQRTTLDYVNRLVSGIFMLRTNPPITRTERNFINALWPKLSNTIFVQNKWNDESEEDAFEAKEHNEYVLNGICEEHNESKEININIVNVYEAVKGKFTKNHSLYEESGIIRVIESIKNASKEYNLDLENALNSKIVGALENINEKIKEYKALCLNEKKQNDLNKEEKIREIKSILLDNKKNFRRIRGYAYEEMENIINYASSIIKEKIISLRTNLKSIVSKGIVDGERLSSIYKELSDKAINDIMDEVLDKTSALIKNLNKELNGIKIKGFYGQYENISFFNKESEFKFEKSLPSVLGVSGGLIGTLGTVGTLGGPLGILVGMGIGMAFSLIGDFVRKEIVETRANYTLRDLEPMIEDLENYLKEEILDDLRAKQQDMDDSIKELRKNLENSFKEDIQNIEKQYDYTYNENNILEFEDDLNLLNKVKEDVGLI; translated from the coding sequence ATGAAATACGTAGATTTAATAAATGATTCTAGATTTGATTTTTTATTAGATAAATATCTAAATAAAGATAATAGTGTAAATTACATAGAGTATTTTAATCATTTTATTGATAACTTAGATAAAAAAGAAATAATAATACCAGTACTAGGTATTCAAGGTGCAGGAAAAAGTAGTTTTCTTAATGCTATTTTAATGGAAGAAAATATTTTGCCAACAGATGTTGATGAAACTACATGTGTACCAGTAGAAGTGAGATATGGAAAAGATACAAAGAAAGCTATAGTATATTTTGTGGATAAAGATTGTAAAGAGATTGAGCTATGCGATTTAGAAAAATATGTTCATAATGATTATAATATGGCAAATGAATTAAAAGTATCTAAAATAGTTTTATACAATAAAAATGAAGTACTAAAAAATAATGTTGCACTTGTTGATCTTCCAGGTGTTGGTAGCTTAACACCTGAAAATCAAAGAACTACATTGGATTATGTAAATAGGTTAGTTTCGGGAATATTTATGTTAAGGACAAACCCTCCAATTACAAGGACTGAAAGAAATTTTATAAATGCATTATGGCCTAAATTATCAAATACAATTTTTGTTCAAAATAAATGGAATGATGAAAGTGAAGAAGATGCATTTGAAGCAAAAGAACATAATGAATATGTGTTAAATGGAATATGTGAAGAACATAATGAAAGTAAAGAAATTAACATAAATATAGTAAATGTATATGAAGCTGTAAAAGGCAAATTTACTAAAAATCACAGCCTTTATGAAGAATCCGGAATAATAAGGGTTATAGAAAGTATAAAAAATGCATCTAAGGAATATAATTTAGATTTAGAAAATGCTCTTAATTCTAAAATTGTGGGAGCTTTAGAAAATATTAATGAGAAAATAAAAGAATATAAGGCATTATGTTTAAATGAGAAAAAACAAAATGATTTAAATAAAGAAGAGAAAATTAGAGAGATAAAATCTATACTTTTAGATAATAAAAAGAACTTTAGAAGAATTAGAGGTTACGCCTATGAAGAAATGGAGAATATTATCAATTATGCTTCAAGTATTATAAAAGAAAAAATAATATCTTTAAGAACTAATTTAAAATCAATAGTAAGCAAAGGAATAGTAGATGGAGAAAGATTAAGTTCAATATATAAGGAATTATCAGATAAAGCTATAAATGATATTATGGATGAAGTATTAGATAAAACTAGTGCACTTATTAAAAATCTTAATAAAGAATTAAATGGAATAAAAATAAAAGGTTTTTATGGACAATATGAGAACATATCATTTTTTAATAAGGAAAGTGAATTTAAGTTTGAAAAATCTTTACCATCAGTATTAGGAGTATCTGGTGGTTTGATTGGTACACTTGGAACTGTTGGAACATTAGGGGGACCTCTTGGAATACTTGTTGGAATGGGAATTGGAATGGCATTTTCATTGATAGGTGATTTTGTACGTAAAGAAATAGTTGAAACCAGAGCAAATTACACATTAAGAGATTTAGAGCCAATGATCGAAGATTTAGAAAATTATTTAAAGGAAGAAATACTTGACGATTTAAGAGCAAAGCAACAAGATATGGACGATTCAATAAAAGAATTAAGAAAGAATTTAGAAAATAGTTTTAAAGAAGATATTCAAAATATAGAAAAACAATATGATTATACTTATAATGAAAATAATATATTAGAATTTGAAGATGATTTGAATCTACTAAATAAAGTGAAAGAAGATGTAGGGTTAATTTAA
- a CDS encoding transketolase produces MNKENLVSTLKEVKKDIIEMIYAAKSGHPGGSLSCSEIITYLYNEKMNVDVKNPKDSNRDRFVLSKGHAAPALYSVLAEKGFFQKEELYNLRKTGALLQGHPDSKHVPGVDVSTGSLGQGISNSVGMALGLKTQKNNAKVYVVLGDGELQEGLVWEASMAAAHYKLNNLVAIVDNNGLQIDGKNEDVMGISPLDKKFESFGWNVVICEDGNDFDKINEAFSQVEKCNDKPSVIIAKTVKGKGVSFMEDQAGWHGQAPNEEQRNQAISEIER; encoded by the coding sequence ATGAATAAAGAAAATTTAGTTTCTACACTAAAAGAAGTAAAAAAAGACATAATAGAAATGATTTATGCAGCAAAATCAGGACATCCAGGTGGTTCTTTATCTTGCTCAGAAATAATAACATATTTATACAATGAAAAAATGAATGTTGATGTTAAAAACCCTAAGGATTCTAACAGAGATAGATTCGTATTAAGTAAAGGGCATGCAGCTCCAGCACTTTATTCTGTATTAGCAGAAAAAGGATTTTTCCAAAAAGAGGAATTATATAATTTAAGAAAAACAGGAGCTCTTCTTCAAGGACATCCAGATTCTAAACATGTACCAGGAGTAGACGTTTCAACTGGTTCACTTGGTCAAGGAATATCAAATTCAGTAGGAATGGCTTTAGGTCTTAAGACTCAAAAGAATAATGCTAAGGTATATGTTGTTTTAGGTGACGGAGAATTACAAGAAGGATTAGTTTGGGAAGCATCAATGGCAGCAGCACATTATAAATTAAATAATTTAGTTGCTATCGTTGATAATAATGGACTTCAAATAGATGGTAAAAATGAAGACGTAATGGGAATTTCTCCACTAGATAAGAAATTTGAAAGCTTTGGTTGGAATGTTGTTATTTGTGAAGATGGTAATGATTTTGATAAAATAAATGAAGCATTTTCACAAGTGGAAAAGTGCAATGATAAACCAAGTGTTATTATAGCTAAAACTGTAAAAGGTAAAGGTGTTAGTTTTATGGAAGATCAAGCAGGTTGGCATGGTCAAGCACCTAATGAAGAACAAAGAAATCAAGCAATAAGTGAGATTGAAAGATAG
- a CDS encoding dynamin family protein, whose amino-acid sequence MNKNNYILQTIEDIKNVLEQNEYRKNRYNNDIEWLQQRKKQIKSNIIRIAIMGITSSGKSTLVNSLLGEKLLPVAILPSSSIIITVSKGEKRQATIYFKDKSPEVYEDTNLNIQVISKYADENKNPNNKFNVSQIDIKSPNFLFDDSIQLIDSPGLEAYNLEMHEKLTLEILLPTIDICVFLTTVKANSDAINLEKIKIVNDKRKQIVLVQNMIDSVEEKIGKYGIVEESRDVILDKHKKRAQALLEKATNNRKFDVIQISSLNALNGRIKDNNNLYKESNIEEFINSVYNCIENIIPKLNFQRQISIIERIDNIIDTDKEIIDGSDLEDTSYIKEILNDIDDLNYDFRVSRDKITSKINLIDKITVNTIEEINESDSKEISSYLDIVENINNKSKKIENQILSIVRECEEKKKEIYEKLNIDIRFSYSLPSMENEDICVKHKYEEKVKLIKKEGFFNKGKRILSDIFEADWGYEKQEYDEKVVDKEGTILIVKKVCNESSRKYMSILYDWSEQYSNSLSFFYSEISKIEEEFKKKKEQNIELYDIDTVIRDLNIMRNKLKNKCKHIEEIAVTSDAEKKKENTFIKLDEIEVTTVSYNLYKLSNEIFKKNYSMINNYIEEKVSFKSKKEVHKIFWTWDLDAATNFIFRMYDLYLSKDELEIIEKQGIYTFKNITIVYELSRNKFNVNQELNINNTKEYNIYLLFNGIQIGSSEKQIIENFNLKNVVLKHDMMINLVIDSSREFINANNIKEILIATNSLKKKILSIISNSKIGYILVNSKNPIYNIALIEGQENNGFLLSEYKDIKTKLFENILSRGNEEKQTLEEILSYFLK is encoded by the coding sequence ATGAATAAAAATAACTATATATTACAAACAATTGAAGATATAAAAAATGTATTAGAACAAAATGAATATAGAAAAAATAGATATAATAATGATATTGAATGGTTACAGCAGCGTAAAAAGCAAATAAAAAGTAATATAATAAGAATTGCTATTATGGGAATAACAAGTAGTGGAAAATCAACATTAGTAAATTCATTACTAGGAGAAAAGTTATTACCAGTAGCTATTTTGCCAAGCTCAAGTATAATAATAACCGTGTCAAAAGGAGAAAAGAGACAAGCTACTATATATTTTAAAGACAAATCTCCAGAAGTTTATGAAGACACTAATTTAAATATACAAGTTATATCTAAATATGCAGATGAAAATAAAAATCCTAATAATAAGTTTAATGTATCTCAGATTGATATAAAATCACCTAACTTTTTATTTGATGATAGTATTCAGTTAATAGATAGTCCAGGATTAGAGGCTTATAATTTAGAAATGCATGAAAAGTTAACTTTAGAAATTCTATTACCAACAATAGATATTTGTGTATTTTTAACTACGGTAAAAGCTAATAGTGATGCAATTAATTTAGAAAAAATTAAAATAGTAAATGATAAGAGAAAGCAAATAGTATTAGTTCAAAACATGATAGATTCTGTGGAAGAAAAGATAGGAAAATATGGTATTGTTGAAGAAAGTAGAGATGTAATTTTAGATAAGCATAAAAAAAGAGCACAAGCATTACTAGAAAAAGCTACAAATAATAGAAAATTTGATGTTATTCAAATATCTTCTCTTAATGCTTTAAATGGAAGAATAAAAGATAATAACAATTTGTATAAAGAATCTAATATTGAAGAATTTATAAATTCTGTATATAACTGTATTGAAAATATTATTCCAAAATTAAATTTTCAAAGGCAGATCAGTATTATTGAAAGAATTGATAATATAATTGATACTGATAAAGAAATTATAGATGGAAGTGATTTGGAAGATACAAGTTATATAAAGGAAATTCTTAATGATATTGACGATCTTAATTACGATTTTAGAGTATCTAGGGATAAAATAACATCTAAGATTAATTTAATAGATAAAATAACGGTTAATACAATAGAAGAAATAAATGAATCTGATTCTAAAGAAATAAGCAGTTATTTAGATATAGTAGAAAATATTAATAATAAAAGTAAAAAAATAGAAAATCAGATTTTAAGCATTGTAAGAGAATGTGAAGAAAAGAAAAAAGAAATATATGAGAAACTAAACATTGATATTAGATTTTCATATTCATTACCTAGTATGGAAAACGAAGATATATGTGTTAAACATAAGTATGAAGAAAAAGTAAAGCTTATTAAAAAAGAGGGGTTCTTTAATAAAGGAAAAAGGATATTATCAGATATATTTGAAGCTGATTGGGGATATGAAAAACAAGAATATGATGAGAAAGTAGTTGATAAAGAAGGTACTATACTGATTGTCAAAAAAGTATGCAACGAAAGTAGTAGGAAATATATGAGCATACTTTATGATTGGAGTGAGCAATATAGTAATTCTTTAAGTTTTTTCTACAGTGAAATAAGCAAAATAGAAGAAGAATTTAAAAAGAAGAAAGAACAAAATATAGAGCTGTATGATATAGATACTGTTATAAGAGATTTAAATATTATGAGAAATAAATTAAAAAATAAGTGCAAACATATAGAAGAAATAGCAGTAACATCAGATGCAGAAAAGAAAAAAGAGAACACTTTTATAAAGCTAGATGAAATAGAAGTAACCACTGTTTCTTATAATCTTTATAAATTAAGTAATGAGATATTTAAGAAAAATTATTCAATGATTAATAATTATATAGAAGAAAAAGTTTCATTCAAATCTAAGAAAGAAGTTCATAAAATATTTTGGACTTGGGATTTAGATGCAGCTACTAACTTTATTTTTAGAATGTATGATTTATATCTTAGTAAAGATGAATTAGAAATCATAGAAAAGCAAGGAATATATACTTTTAAAAATATTACAATAGTGTATGAATTATCTCGTAACAAATTTAATGTAAATCAAGAGTTAAATATTAATAATACAAAAGAATATAATATTTATTTACTTTTTAATGGAATTCAAATAGGAAGTTCTGAAAAGCAAATAATAGAAAATTTTAATCTCAAAAATGTTGTTTTAAAACATGATATGATGATAAATTTAGTAATAGATTCTAGCAGAGAATTTATAAATGCTAATAATATAAAAGAAATACTTATAGCTACTAATTCACTTAAGAAAAAAATTTTAAGTATAATAAGTAATTCTAAAATAGGCTATATACTAGTTAATTCTAAAAATCCTATTTATAATATAGCATTAATAGAGGGACAAGAAAATAATGGATTTTTATTAAGTGAGTATAAAGATATAAAAACTAAATTATTTGAAAATATATTATCTCGTGGTAATGAAGAAAAACAAACATTAGAAGAGATATTGAGTTATTTTTTAAAGTAA
- a CDS encoding viral A-type inclusion protein, protein MDKKSLLVQCDEVTKNMMDELQQDMIESLSKISKNINDELEEILKPIEKKINILKDEVGEGNEDIEEKIEEINEHMLKISKCVEVISEEHSKLLNSGLNRIAVTLEKLKDRIEDSDKELETKVLEGLDSLGNKIEDVNIESLEDKLAILGVKVVKSSEINKEEIINKIQEINVDEAKEKVSSLEEAIKVNINNSCEAMEKLDSVHEKMLEKYEIMNMINDMETKLNKKMNNIQEEVEWGNKSFFARIFGKRR, encoded by the coding sequence ATGGATAAAAAGTCTTTATTAGTACAATGTGATGAAGTTACAAAAAATATGATGGATGAATTACAGCAAGATATGATAGAATCTCTATCAAAGATATCTAAAAATATAAATGATGAACTAGAAGAAATTTTAAAACCTATTGAAAAGAAAATAAATATATTAAAAGATGAGGTTGGAGAAGGTAACGAGGATATAGAAGAAAAAATAGAAGAAATAAATGAGCATATGTTAAAGATTTCAAAGTGTGTAGAAGTTATTTCAGAAGAACATAGTAAACTTTTAAATAGTGGATTAAATAGAATAGCAGTAACTTTAGAAAAGTTAAAAGATCGTATTGAAGATTCAGATAAAGAATTAGAAACTAAGGTATTAGAAGGATTAGATAGTTTAGGAAATAAGATAGAGGATGTGAATATAGAATCTCTAGAAGATAAATTAGCTATTTTAGGTGTTAAGGTGGTTAAGAGTTCGGAAATTAATAAAGAAGAGATAATAAATAAAATACAAGAAATTAATGTTGATGAAGCTAAAGAGAAAGTAAGTTCATTAGAAGAGGCTATTAAGGTTAATATAAATAATAGTTGTGAAGCTATGGAAAAATTAGATTCAGTTCATGAAAAGATGTTGGAAAAATACGAAATAATGAATATGATAAATGATATGGAAACTAAATTAAATAAGAAGATGAATAATATACAAGAAGAAGTTGAATGGGGAAATAAATCGTTCTTTGCAAGAATTTTTGGAAAGAGGAGATAA
- the fsa gene encoding fructose-6-phosphate aldolase, translated as MKIFVDTANIEEIKKANELGVICGVTTNPSLIAKEGRDFKEVIKEITSIVDGPVSGEVISMDHEGMVKEAREIAQIHKNMVIKIPMCAEGLKAVNILHKEGIKTNVTLIFSAVQALLAARAGASYVSPFLGRLDDIGDKGIALIEDISEIFAVHGIETEIISASVRNPIHVLECAKAGSDIATIPYKVIMQMINHPLTDAGIERFLKDYEGMNK; from the coding sequence ATGAAAATTTTTGTTGACACAGCTAATATTGAAGAAATAAAAAAAGCTAATGAATTAGGTGTTATTTGTGGAGTAACTACAAATCCATCTCTTATAGCAAAAGAAGGAAGAGATTTTAAAGAAGTAATAAAAGAAATCACAAGCATAGTTGATGGACCAGTAAGTGGAGAAGTTATTTCAATGGATCATGAAGGAATGGTTAAAGAAGCACGTGAAATAGCCCAAATTCATAAGAACATGGTAATAAAAATTCCAATGTGTGCAGAAGGATTAAAGGCAGTAAATATTCTTCATAAAGAAGGAATAAAAACTAATGTAACATTAATCTTTTCAGCAGTACAAGCATTGCTTGCAGCAAGAGCTGGTGCAAGTTATGTAAGTCCTTTCTTAGGAAGATTAGATGATATTGGAGATAAAGGAATTGCACTAATAGAAGATATATCTGAAATATTTGCAGTTCATGGAATAGAAACTGAAATAATATCTGCAAGTGTTAGAAATCCAATTCATGTATTAGAATGTGCAAAAGCTGGATCTGATATTGCAACAATACCATATAAGGTTATTATGCAAATGATTAATCATCCTCTTACAGATGCAGGAATTGAAAGATTTTTAAAAGATTATGAAGGTATGAATAAATAA
- a CDS encoding transketolase family protein — MGKATRESYGMALVELGRENEKVVVLDADLSKSTKTNGFKEEFKDRFFNAGIAEQNLMGMAAGFANVGNIPFASTFAVFASGRAFEIIRNSICYPKVNVKIAATHAGITVGEDGGSHQSVEDIALMTSLPNMTVIVPADHKEAMAATKAAAEFDGPVYLRFGRCNTEDIFDDTYKFEIGKGIQIREGNDVSIIATGMMVQKAIEASKELEAKGIKARVINISTIKPIDREIILKAAKETKGIVTAEEHSIIGGLGAMVSQVVCSECPTLIKMVGIKDTFGESGTPNELMKKYNLTSEAIIDQVKSILK, encoded by the coding sequence ATGGGTAAGGCAACAAGAGAATCATATGGAATGGCATTAGTTGAGCTTGGACGTGAAAATGAAAAGGTAGTAGTATTAGATGCTGATCTTTCAAAGTCAACAAAGACTAATGGATTTAAAGAAGAATTCAAAGATAGATTTTTTAACGCTGGTATAGCAGAACAAAACTTAATGGGAATGGCAGCAGGTTTTGCTAATGTAGGAAATATACCTTTTGCAAGTACATTTGCTGTTTTTGCAAGTGGAAGAGCTTTTGAAATCATAAGAAATTCTATTTGTTATCCAAAAGTTAATGTAAAAATAGCTGCAACACATGCAGGTATTACAGTTGGAGAAGATGGTGGTTCACATCAATCTGTTGAAGATATAGCACTTATGACTTCACTTCCAAACATGACAGTAATAGTTCCAGCTGATCATAAAGAAGCAATGGCTGCAACAAAAGCTGCTGCTGAATTTGATGGTCCTGTTTACTTAAGATTTGGAAGATGTAATACAGAAGATATATTTGATGATACTTATAAATTTGAAATAGGAAAAGGTATTCAAATTAGAGAAGGAAATGATGTAAGTATAATAGCTACAGGAATGATGGTTCAAAAAGCTATAGAAGCATCAAAAGAATTAGAAGCTAAAGGAATTAAAGCAAGAGTTATAAATATTTCAACCATAAAACCAATAGATAGAGAAATAATATTAAAAGCAGCTAAAGAAACTAAAGGAATAGTTACAGCAGAAGAACATTCTATTATAGGTGGACTTGGAGCAATGGTTTCTCAAGTTGTATGTAGTGAATGTCCTACTTTAATTAAAATGGTAGGAATTAAGGATACATTTGGAGAATCAGGCACACCAAACGAACTTATGAAGAAATATAATTTAACTAGTGAAGCAATAATTGATCAAGTTAAATCAATATTAAAATAG